In the Malania oleifera isolate guangnan ecotype guangnan chromosome 1, ASM2987363v1, whole genome shotgun sequence genome, one interval contains:
- the LOC131163207 gene encoding uncharacterized protein LOC131163207 isoform X1 produces MGSSSTASSFSLSCPCGWVIPNSSPAFLKPSTLRLRTPLHTKITYTQFLKTAESHLLGFYRAKARATLDEKEQNSTNPLVVQEERHNRDVEESVEVLKNAAKTRRVAAEKVVSALSVIEKAKLDSSGFLETLGGSESPGRTWMLIFTATKQLNGGSYFPLTAVQRFDAAVSILINMMAKRIENGVYLGPIGSLTFEGRFSWKKRVLAFIFECIRIKVGPFKPLEVSLGQKGNSEPSTNNPFFIWFYVDEEIAVARGRSGGTAFWCRCRRVKSY; encoded by the exons ATGGGGTCTTCTTCAACAGCATCCTCCTTTTCTTTATCCTGTCCCTGCGGCTGGGTTATCCCTAATTCATCTCCCGCCTTCCTCAAACCCTCGACCCTCCGTCTCCGAACTCCTCTTCACACCAAAATCACATATACCCAGTTTTTGAAAACGGCAGAATCCCACCTTCTCGGATTCTACAGAGCGAAGGCCAGAGCTACCCTCGATGAAAAAGAGCAGAATTCTACTAACCCTCTCGTTGTCCAGGAAGAACGACACAACAGA GACGTTGAGGAGAGTGTGGAAGTTCTGAAGAATGCTGCAAAGACGAGGCGGGTTGCGGCCGAGAAGGTTGTCTCTGCTCTGTCCGTGATTGAGAAAGCCAAACTTGATTCGTCAGGGTTTCTCGAAACACTTGGGGGTTCGGAGTCCCCTGGGAGAACCTGGATGCTTATTTTCACTGCTACG AAACAATTGAATGGTGGTAGCTACTTCCCTCTTACGGCTGTTCAGAGATTCGATGCCGCTGTGAGCATTCTGATAAATATGATG GCAAAGAGGATAGAGAATGGAGTGTATCTTGGGCCAATTGGAAGCTTAACATTTGAAGGCAGGTTCTCTTGGAAGAAGAGAGTACTAGCATTCATTTTTGAGTGCATTCGGATTAAAGTTGGACCCTTTAAACCTCTAGAGGTCAGTCTTGGCCAAAAAGGAAATAGTGAACCAAGCACCAATAATCCATTCTTTATCTGGTTTTATGTTGATGAAGAAATAGCTGTTGCTCGAGGCAGAAGTGGGGGGACTGCCTTTTGGTGTAGATGTCGCCGCGTCAAGAGTTACTAA
- the LOC131163207 gene encoding uncharacterized protein LOC131163207 isoform X2: MGSSSTASSFSLSCPCGWVIPNSSPAFLKPSTLRLRTPLHTKITYTQFLKTAESHLLGFYRAKARATLDEKEQNSTNPLVVQEERHNRDVEESVEVLKNAAKTRRVAAEKVVSALSVIEKAKLDSSGFLETLGGSESPGRTWMLIFTATKQLNGGSYFPLTAVQRFDAAAKRIENGVYLGPIGSLTFEGRFSWKKRVLAFIFECIRIKVGPFKPLEVSLGQKGNSEPSTNNPFFIWFYVDEEIAVARGRSGGTAFWCRCRRVKSY, translated from the exons ATGGGGTCTTCTTCAACAGCATCCTCCTTTTCTTTATCCTGTCCCTGCGGCTGGGTTATCCCTAATTCATCTCCCGCCTTCCTCAAACCCTCGACCCTCCGTCTCCGAACTCCTCTTCACACCAAAATCACATATACCCAGTTTTTGAAAACGGCAGAATCCCACCTTCTCGGATTCTACAGAGCGAAGGCCAGAGCTACCCTCGATGAAAAAGAGCAGAATTCTACTAACCCTCTCGTTGTCCAGGAAGAACGACACAACAGA GACGTTGAGGAGAGTGTGGAAGTTCTGAAGAATGCTGCAAAGACGAGGCGGGTTGCGGCCGAGAAGGTTGTCTCTGCTCTGTCCGTGATTGAGAAAGCCAAACTTGATTCGTCAGGGTTTCTCGAAACACTTGGGGGTTCGGAGTCCCCTGGGAGAACCTGGATGCTTATTTTCACTGCTACG AAACAATTGAATGGTGGTAGCTACTTCCCTCTTACGGCTGTTCAGAGATTCGATGCCGCT GCAAAGAGGATAGAGAATGGAGTGTATCTTGGGCCAATTGGAAGCTTAACATTTGAAGGCAGGTTCTCTTGGAAGAAGAGAGTACTAGCATTCATTTTTGAGTGCATTCGGATTAAAGTTGGACCCTTTAAACCTCTAGAGGTCAGTCTTGGCCAAAAAGGAAATAGTGAACCAAGCACCAATAATCCATTCTTTATCTGGTTTTATGTTGATGAAGAAATAGCTGTTGCTCGAGGCAGAAGTGGGGGGACTGCCTTTTGGTGTAGATGTCGCCGCGTCAAGAGTTACTAA
- the LOC131163249 gene encoding CRS2-associated factor 2, mitochondrial isoform X3: MLKLLLPWRRPSTEAHTLTYFLKYPVYFSLCNSRFLTQQSQSSSDDAYDPPFSPSLKRQKPKTQKKKKKKTPDKASDSKKAQNFPVSSDLPFDFRFSYSETNPSVEPIGFREPTRFSPFGPGRLDRKWTGTCAPAEGRFDLETAAEERKAVLGEPLSEEEVAELVERYRHNDSARQINLGKGGVTHNMLDDIHNHWKRAEAVRIKCLGVPTLDMDNVCFHLEDKSGGKIIYRNINILLLYRGRNYDPKNRPVIPLMLWKPYAPIYPKLLKNVADGLTFEETKEMRKRGLSSLALKKLTSYITHL, translated from the exons ATGCTCAAGCTTCTTCTTCCATGGCGTCGCCCCTCTACGGAAGCCCACACCCTGACCTACTTCCTCAAATATCCCGTTTACTTCTCTCTCTGCAACTCTCGCTTCCTTACCCAACAATCTCAATCTTCATCTGATGACGCTTACGACCCTCCCTTCTCTCCTTCCCTGAAAcgccaaaaacccaaaacccagaagaaaaagaagaagaagacgccCGATAAAGCTTCAGATTCCAAGAAAGCACAGAATTTTCCGGTTAGCTCTGACCTGCCCTTTGATTTTAGGTTCTCGTACTCCGAGACGAATCCTTCGGTGGAGCCCATCGGGTTCCGAGAGCCGACACGGTTCTCTCCATTCGGACCAGGGCGGCTGGATCGGAAATGGACCGGCACGTGTGCGCCGGCCGAAGGAAGGTTCGACTTGGAGACGGCGGCAGAGGAGCGGAAGGCGGTGCTCGGAGAGCCGCTTTCGGAGGAAGAGGTTGCTGAGCTTGTGGAACGATATAGGCATAATGACTCTGCTCGGCAGATCAATTTGg GGAAAGGGGGAGTTACACATAACATGTTGGATGACATCCATAACCACTGGAAGAGGGCTGAAGCTGTTAGGATCAAGTGTTTAGGAGTGCCAACTCTTGATATGGACAATGTTTGCTTCCACCTGGAG GATAAATCTGGTGGGAAGATCATATATCGAAACATAAATATCCTTCTCCTGTATCGGGGTCGAAACTATGATCCGAAGAACAGACCAGTTATTCCACTGATGCTTTGGAAGCCCTATGCACCAATATATCCAAAGCTTTTGAAAAATGTTGCTGATGGCTTAACATTTGAAGAAACTAAGGAAATGAGAAAAAGAGGACTGAGCTCTCTAGCTCTCAAAAAACTCA CCTCCTACATTACCCATCTTTGA
- the LOC131163249 gene encoding CRS2-associated factor 2, mitochondrial isoform X1, which translates to MLKLLLPWRRPSTEAHTLTYFLKYPVYFSLCNSRFLTQQSQSSSDDAYDPPFSPSLKRQKPKTQKKKKKKTPDKASDSKKAQNFPVSSDLPFDFRFSYSETNPSVEPIGFREPTRFSPFGPGRLDRKWTGTCAPAEGRFDLETAAEERKAVLGEPLSEEEVAELVERYRHNDSARQINLGKGGVTHNMLDDIHNHWKRAEAVRIKCLGVPTLDMDNVCFHLEDKSGGKIIYRNINILLLYRGRNYDPKNRPVIPLMLWKPYAPIYPKLLKNVADGLTFEETKEMRKRGLSSLALKKLTRNGVYVNVVDIVREAFKTEELVRLDCTHVGTNDCKKIGVKLRDLVPCVPILIKDEQIVLWRGRTLTH; encoded by the exons ATGCTCAAGCTTCTTCTTCCATGGCGTCGCCCCTCTACGGAAGCCCACACCCTGACCTACTTCCTCAAATATCCCGTTTACTTCTCTCTCTGCAACTCTCGCTTCCTTACCCAACAATCTCAATCTTCATCTGATGACGCTTACGACCCTCCCTTCTCTCCTTCCCTGAAAcgccaaaaacccaaaacccagaagaaaaagaagaagaagacgccCGATAAAGCTTCAGATTCCAAGAAAGCACAGAATTTTCCGGTTAGCTCTGACCTGCCCTTTGATTTTAGGTTCTCGTACTCCGAGACGAATCCTTCGGTGGAGCCCATCGGGTTCCGAGAGCCGACACGGTTCTCTCCATTCGGACCAGGGCGGCTGGATCGGAAATGGACCGGCACGTGTGCGCCGGCCGAAGGAAGGTTCGACTTGGAGACGGCGGCAGAGGAGCGGAAGGCGGTGCTCGGAGAGCCGCTTTCGGAGGAAGAGGTTGCTGAGCTTGTGGAACGATATAGGCATAATGACTCTGCTCGGCAGATCAATTTGg GGAAAGGGGGAGTTACACATAACATGTTGGATGACATCCATAACCACTGGAAGAGGGCTGAAGCTGTTAGGATCAAGTGTTTAGGAGTGCCAACTCTTGATATGGACAATGTTTGCTTCCACCTGGAG GATAAATCTGGTGGGAAGATCATATATCGAAACATAAATATCCTTCTCCTGTATCGGGGTCGAAACTATGATCCGAAGAACAGACCAGTTATTCCACTGATGCTTTGGAAGCCCTATGCACCAATATATCCAAAGCTTTTGAAAAATGTTGCTGATGGCTTAACATTTGAAGAAACTAAGGAAATGAGAAAAAGAGGACTGAGCTCTCTAGCTCTCAAAAAACTCA CCAGGAATGGTGTGTATGTGAATGTAGTGGATATAGTGAGGGAAGCCTTCAAGACTGAAGAGCTTGTGAGATTAGACTGCACCCATGTGGGTACCAATGACTGCAAAAAAATAGGTGTTAAGCTAAGG GATTTAGTACCCTGCGTCCCTATTTTGATCAAGGATGAGCAGATTGTGCTTTGGAGAGGAAGGACTCTAACCCATTGA
- the LOC131163249 gene encoding CRS2-associated factor 2, mitochondrial isoform X2 — MLKLLLPWRRPSTEAHTLTYFLKYPVYFSLCNSRFLTQQSQSSSDDAYDPPFSPSLKRQKPKTQKKKKKKTPDKASDSKKAQNFPVSSDLPFDFRFSYSETNPSVEPIGFREPTRFSPFGPGRLDRKWTGTCAPAEGRFDLETAAEERKAVLGEPLSEEEVAELVERYRHNDSARQINLGKGGVTHNMLDDIHNHWKRAEAVRIKCLGVPTLDMDNVCFHLEDKSGGKIIYRNINILLLYRGRNYDPKNRPVIPLMLWKPYAPIYPKLLKNVADGLTFEETKEMRKRGLSSLALKKLNLPSNRASNATVPKAIGTCEL, encoded by the exons ATGCTCAAGCTTCTTCTTCCATGGCGTCGCCCCTCTACGGAAGCCCACACCCTGACCTACTTCCTCAAATATCCCGTTTACTTCTCTCTCTGCAACTCTCGCTTCCTTACCCAACAATCTCAATCTTCATCTGATGACGCTTACGACCCTCCCTTCTCTCCTTCCCTGAAAcgccaaaaacccaaaacccagaagaaaaagaagaagaagacgccCGATAAAGCTTCAGATTCCAAGAAAGCACAGAATTTTCCGGTTAGCTCTGACCTGCCCTTTGATTTTAGGTTCTCGTACTCCGAGACGAATCCTTCGGTGGAGCCCATCGGGTTCCGAGAGCCGACACGGTTCTCTCCATTCGGACCAGGGCGGCTGGATCGGAAATGGACCGGCACGTGTGCGCCGGCCGAAGGAAGGTTCGACTTGGAGACGGCGGCAGAGGAGCGGAAGGCGGTGCTCGGAGAGCCGCTTTCGGAGGAAGAGGTTGCTGAGCTTGTGGAACGATATAGGCATAATGACTCTGCTCGGCAGATCAATTTGg GGAAAGGGGGAGTTACACATAACATGTTGGATGACATCCATAACCACTGGAAGAGGGCTGAAGCTGTTAGGATCAAGTGTTTAGGAGTGCCAACTCTTGATATGGACAATGTTTGCTTCCACCTGGAG GATAAATCTGGTGGGAAGATCATATATCGAAACATAAATATCCTTCTCCTGTATCGGGGTCGAAACTATGATCCGAAGAACAGACCAGTTATTCCACTGATGCTTTGGAAGCCCTATGCACCAATATATCCAAAGCTTTTGAAAAATGTTGCTGATGGCTTAACATTTGAAGAAACTAAGGAAATGAGAAAAAGAGGACTGAGCTCTCTAGCTCTCAAAAAACTCA ATCTCCCGTCAAATAGAGCGAGCAATGCCACTGTGCCCAAAGCCATTGGCACTTGTGAATTGTGA
- the LOC131163233 gene encoding purple acid phosphatase 18 produces MEPKWIFAVLLIISAAVSADYVRPKPRKALHFPWISKGFSPAQQVHISLAGDKHMRVSWITHDKDSPSMVEYGTSPGKYSYMSQGESTSYNYLLYSSGKIHHTVIGPLEYNTVYFYRCGGQDPEFKLKTPPSQFPITFSVVADLGQTGWTKSTLDHIDQCRYDVHLLPGDLSYADYMQHKWDTFGELVQPFASQKPWMVTEGNHEEEVIPLIKNGFESYNARWRMPFEESESTSNLYYSFEVAGVHVVMLGSYADYDKYSDQYNWLKADLSKVDRKKTPWLLVLFHVPWYNSNHAHAGEGDRMMATMEPLLYAASVDIVLAGHVHAYERANRVNNGKSDPCGAVHITIGDGGNREGLAQKYKNPQPEWSVFREASFGHGELRIENSTHALWSWHRNDDDEAVMSDQVWITSLAGSRCIAEKNERRKILMVN; encoded by the exons ATGGAACCCAAGTGGATTTTCGCTGTCCTCCTGATAATCTCCGCCGCCGTCTCCGCCGATTACGTCCGCCCTAAGCCTCGTAAAGCTCTCCATTTTCCATGGATTTCGAAGGGTTTTTCTCCTGCCCAGCAG GTGCATATCTCATTGGCTGGTGATAAGCATATGCGAGTATCATGGATCACACATGATAAAGATTCTCCTTCAATGGTTGAATATGGAACATCACCAGGGAAATACAGCTATATGTCTCAAGGAGAGAGCACGTCCTACAATTATTTGTTATATAGCTCAGGGAAGATACACCATACCGTCATTGGGCCACTGGAATATAACACTGTTTACTTCTATCGATGTGGAGGACAAGATCCTGAATTCAAGCTCAAGACCCCTCCATCTCAATTTCCAATTACTTTCTCTGTGGTTGCAGATCTGGGACAGACGGGCTGGACAAAGTCAACATTAGACCATATAGATCAGTGCAGATATGATGTTCATCTGCTTCCTGGAGACCTGTCATATGCTGATTATATGCAGCATAAGTGGGACACATTTGGTGAGTTGGTGCAGCCCTTTGCTAGCCAAAAGCCATGGATGGTAACAGAAGGGAACCATGAAGAAGAGGTCATACCATTAATCAAGAATGGGTTTGAATCCTATAATGCTAGATGGAGGATGCCCTTTGAGGAGAGTGAATCAACTTCAAATCTTTATTATTCATTTGAAGTTGCAGGTGTTCATGTTGTTATGCTTGGATCATATGCAGACTATGATAAGTACTCAGATCAATATAACTGGCTAAAG GCTGATCTTTCAAAGGTGGATCGGAAAAAAACACCGTGGCTGCTTGTTCTGTTTCATGTGCCATGGTATAATAGCAACCATGCTCATGCAGGTGAAGGGGACAGAATGATGGCCACCATGGAGCCATTGCTTTATGCTGCTAGTGTGGATATAGTGCTTGCTGGCCACGTGCATGCTTATGAACGTGCA AATCGTGTCAACAATGGGAAATCAGATCCTTGCGGTGCTGTCCACATAACTATTGGTGATGGAGGAAACAGAGAAGGTTTAGCTCAAAA GTACAAGAATCCACAGCCAGAGTGGTCAGTGTTCCGTGAAGCAAGCTTTGGTCATGGCGAGCTCAGGATAGAAAACTCAACTCATGCCCTTTGGAGCTGGCATAGGAATGATGATGATGAGGCAGTAATGTCCGATCAGGTCTGGATAACCTCTTTGGCAGGATCACGATGCATTGCTGAAAAGAACGAACGGAGGAAGATacttatggtgaattag
- the LOC131149670 gene encoding uncharacterized protein LOC131149670, with translation MQLQGAPDAIMCRAFATTLKSTARDWYRTLRLGSVGSFQGMEQMFIGHFLSSRRVTKTIGHLMNMVQGDRETLKNFMHRFNTATLEIHNLDMGVALAALTTALQLGSFLYSLGKKPPMDMGELMIRAEKYINLEEMMDTRGNRLERKRRNNGRESGDTYRSIKRHETSALQTGQKSRG, from the coding sequence atgcAGCTGCAAGGGGCTCCTGACGCCATCATGTGCCGAGCGTTTGCTACCACCCTTAAGAGTACCGCCAGAGACTGGTATCGAACTCTTCGACTAGGATCTGTTGGTTCCTTCCAAGGGATGGAGCAAATGTTCAtcggccacttccttagtagccggaGAGTTACCAAAACAATAGGCCATCTAATGAATATGGTGCAAGGGGATCGGGAGACTTTAAAGAACTTCATGCACCGGTTCAACACAGCGACCCTAGAAATCCACAACTTAGACATGGGGGTAGCCTTGGCCGCCCTGACAACGGCTCTCCAACTCGGAAGTTTCTTATACTCCCTAGGGAAAAAACCGCCGATGGACATGGGGGAGTTAATGATCCGAGCAGAGAAATACAtaaacctggaggagatgatggacacGAGAGGAAATCGTCTAGAGCGGAAGAGGAGAAACAACGGCAGAGAATCTGGAGACACGTATAGATCTATAAAAAGGCACGAAACTAGTGCGCTGCAAACAGGTCAAAAGAGCAGAGGATag
- the LOC131149676 gene encoding uncharacterized protein LOC131149676 — protein sequence MEAGQHCKDLRETFELLRRYHMRLNPSKCVFGVSVGKFLGFMVTHRGIEANPDKIRVLLEMEAPRTKKEIQVLAGFTAERLPESSTKSEEWTLHVDGSFNAAEGGAGFILFDLEGNETLFALKLEFIATNNEAEYEALLAGLRLAEALGVAQIKVLSDSQLVVEQLKGEFEARDPRMKKYLSKAREYIEAFAQFDIEHVPRAENKKVDALAKLASATGSEWKDTIYLERIGKPLYEEDRINSVASEFNKDDWRASLFLYLQDGSLPEDNKEAQKVRRKATRYTLMGQELHRRSLTLPYLRCLSKDEGEYILREIHEGVCGNHLASRALAHKAMRQGFFWPTMKKDAVELVKKCDRCQSDSYRPREAVRQ from the exons atggaagcagggcaacattgtaaagatCTGAGGGAAACGTTCGAGCTCCTCCGCCGGTACCACATGAGGTTGAATCCCTCAAAGTGCGTGTTCGGCGTTTCCGTAGGTAAATtcctgggctttatggtgactcatagaggtatagaagcaaatccAGATAAAATACGAGTGCTGCTGGAGATGGAGGCTCCAAGGACTAAAAAGGAGATCCAA GTACTCGCGGGTTTTACAGCAGAAAGGCTCCCCGAGTCATCCACCAAGTCGGAGGAGTGGACATTGCACGTTGATGGGTCCTTTAATGCTGCTGAAGGGGGAGCCGGATTCATCCTTTTTGACCTAGAGGGCAATGAAACTCTCTTCGCCCTAAAACTGGAGTTCATAGCAACCAACAACGAGGCGGAGTACGAAGCCCTGTTAGCCGGCCTGCGCCTGGCGgaagcattaggggtggcacagatcaaagtactgagtgattcccagctggtAGTAGAGCAACTTAAAGGAGAATTCGAGgctagggatccaagaatgaagaaatatctctcCAAGGCAAGAGAGTACATAGAGGCATTCGCCCAGTTCGACATAGAACACGTACCGAGAGCAGAGAATAAAAAGGTGGACGCACTCGCGAAGTTAGCCTCGGCAACCGGTTCGGAATGGAAAGACACTATCTATCTTGAACGCATAGGGAAACCCTTGTACGAGGAGGACAGAATTAACTCAGTGGCGTCCGAATTCAACAAGGACGATTGGAGAGCGTCCTTATTCCTATACCTCCAGGACGGATCCTTACCAGAAGATAATAAGGAGGCTCAAAAGGTGAGGAGGAAGGCGACAAGATATACGTTGATGGGCCAGGAGCTCCACAGGCGATCCCTGACATTGCCCTACCTTCGATGTTTAAGCAAAGACGAAGGGGAATACATACTAcgggaaatccacgaaggagtatgcggaaaccaccttgccagtagggcTTTAGCTCACAAAGCTATGCGACAGGGATTTTTCTGGCCCACAATGAAAAAAGACGCGGTTGAGCTCGTCAAAAAATGTGACAGATGTCAAAG CGATAGTTACAGACCACGGGAAGCAGTTCGACAATGA